The following are encoded together in the Pelagicoccus enzymogenes genome:
- a CDS encoding CocE/NonD family hydrolase codes for MNYPKAFLSFLAGTLVCCSMQRSLIAEAKISKPGVYQGYSEAIYADDFDLSSRYIEMRDGVKIAIDIYRPKDKETGEVIETRLPVVWMHTPYNRRYNGSKDKLTVEDYAGSAIELVKYGYVVATADFRGLHASFGHNQGYNRGEWVGPARYDAYDITEWLADQPWSNGNIGMWGCSATGGSQMQAATTAPPSLKAMFPMSFEFDVYDFRGAGGIVAPSRWTPKPDDPPPHEVRDKLAAPVDEDVDGSLLEAAKAEHEGTIETVGHIPYRDGYSPNLTDDSAKQWWIKSSPANYLDEINDSGIAMYMAVNWDEGYTKPGPFFAINNFKVPSKFIVGPGVHCDWCPAKEMTGLDILTEELRFFDYWLKGIDNGIMDEDPVYYFTYNAPQGEEWQSAKAWPLPNEKRVDFYLGEGSLSRSQKTEGEGKDETVVIYEYSRGEIPPGSLIYETEPLQEAVQVTGHPTVNLWVSSTATDGDFVATLRDVAPDGTITSYNAQGQLRASMRKLSEPPYDKLGLPYRRFVEADAQPLVPGEPVELWFEILPISMIFQEGHRIQLVVSFVTRGTPEIDPAPDVTLYRDSNHPSYLTLPIVE; via the coding sequence ATGAACTACCCCAAAGCCTTTCTCAGTTTCCTAGCAGGAACGCTCGTATGTTGCAGCATGCAGCGTTCGTTGATTGCCGAAGCGAAGATTTCCAAGCCCGGCGTTTACCAAGGCTACAGCGAGGCGATCTATGCGGACGATTTTGATCTCAGCTCGCGCTACATCGAGATGAGGGATGGCGTAAAGATAGCCATCGATATCTATCGTCCGAAAGATAAGGAGACGGGCGAAGTCATCGAAACGCGCTTGCCGGTCGTCTGGATGCACACGCCTTACAATCGCAGATACAATGGGAGCAAGGACAAGCTGACCGTCGAGGACTACGCGGGCAGCGCTATCGAGTTAGTAAAATATGGATACGTAGTGGCCACGGCTGACTTTCGGGGGCTGCATGCTTCCTTTGGGCACAATCAGGGCTACAACCGCGGCGAGTGGGTGGGACCCGCCCGCTACGACGCCTACGACATTACGGAATGGCTCGCTGACCAGCCATGGAGCAATGGCAACATCGGTATGTGGGGCTGCTCCGCCACAGGCGGGAGCCAGATGCAGGCTGCGACCACCGCGCCGCCGAGTTTGAAGGCCATGTTTCCCATGAGCTTCGAGTTCGATGTCTATGACTTTCGAGGCGCGGGCGGTATCGTGGCTCCGAGCCGTTGGACGCCGAAGCCCGACGATCCTCCACCGCATGAGGTTCGCGACAAATTGGCGGCTCCGGTGGACGAAGACGTCGACGGTTCGCTTCTCGAGGCTGCCAAGGCCGAGCACGAGGGCACGATCGAAACCGTCGGACACATTCCTTATCGCGACGGCTATTCGCCAAACCTCACGGATGACAGCGCCAAGCAGTGGTGGATCAAGAGCAGTCCCGCAAACTACTTGGACGAGATCAACGATTCCGGGATCGCCATGTACATGGCCGTCAACTGGGACGAAGGCTACACCAAGCCGGGACCGTTTTTCGCGATCAACAATTTCAAGGTTCCCTCCAAGTTCATCGTAGGCCCTGGAGTCCATTGCGATTGGTGTCCGGCGAAAGAGATGACAGGGCTCGATATCCTGACCGAGGAGCTCCGTTTCTTCGACTACTGGCTGAAGGGGATCGATAACGGCATCATGGATGAGGATCCCGTATACTATTTCACATATAACGCTCCACAAGGGGAGGAATGGCAATCGGCGAAAGCTTGGCCGTTGCCGAATGAAAAGCGCGTCGATTTCTATCTCGGCGAGGGCTCGCTGAGCCGCTCGCAGAAAACGGAGGGCGAAGGTAAGGACGAAACGGTAGTGATCTATGAATACAGCCGCGGGGAGATTCCGCCGGGTTCCTTGATCTACGAAACCGAGCCTTTGCAAGAGGCCGTGCAGGTGACCGGACACCCAACGGTGAATCTATGGGTTTCCTCCACCGCGACGGACGGCGATTTCGTTGCGACGTTGCGAGATGTCGCGCCCGACGGAACCATCACTTCCTATAACGCCCAGGGACAGTTGAGAGCGTCTATGCGCAAGCTCTCGGAACCGCCCTACGACAAGCTCGGCTTGCCGTACCGTCGCTTCGTGGAAGCCGATGCTCAGCCCTTGGTGCCGGGAGAACCCGTTGAGTTATGGTTTGAGATTCTGCCGATTTCTATGATTTTCCAAGAGGGGCATCGGATCCAGCTTGTGGTTAGCTTTGTG
- a CDS encoding DUF3237 family protein, translated as MIRIIICLLASFVAVSDGLRADDARDRGGDFETEFVYEAHVTIGDIVEVGETAKGIRRYIPITGGRFEGPRLKGTVLPGGADWQTERTDGGIELDALYSMRCDDGTVIIVRNQGIISPGGSYLKTTPTFTVPDGPHNWLDDFLYIGTVSGSEEPDTVVIRVFRVK; from the coding sequence ATGATTCGAATCATCATTTGCTTACTCGCTTCCTTCGTCGCCGTGAGCGACGGCTTGCGAGCTGACGATGCCCGGGATAGAGGAGGGGACTTTGAAACGGAATTCGTCTACGAGGCGCATGTCACGATCGGCGACATCGTGGAGGTGGGCGAGACGGCCAAAGGCATTCGTCGCTACATCCCGATTACAGGAGGCCGCTTCGAGGGACCCCGACTGAAGGGGACGGTCCTTCCTGGTGGCGCGGATTGGCAAACGGAGCGCACGGATGGGGGGATCGAACTGGACGCCTTGTATTCGATGCGTTGCGACGACGGAACGGTGATCATCGTTCGAAATCAAGGGATCATCTCGCCAGGCGGATCGTATCTAAAGACGACACCCACGTTTACCGTCCCCGACGGACCGCACAATTGGCTCGACGACTTTTTGTATATTGGAACCGTAAGCGGTAGCGAAGAACCGGATACAGTGGTGATTCGCGTTTTCCGCGTAAAATAA
- a CDS encoding carboxylesterase/lipase family protein, translating to MPLNRLPLFCLLLASACSGSLTAQGNLLVETSAGSVEGVQENDLRVFRGVPFAAPPVGEFRWKAPQPLEPWEGVRPAKEFANDPYQGDGSGNVGEDCLYLNIWTPAETAEDKVPVLVWIYGGGFSFGSSSIPVHNGEYLARKGVVLVSINYRVGPLGFLAHPELSAESPRGVSGNYGLLDQIAGLKWIQENIEAFGGDPDQVTIFGESAGGIAVSMLCASPEAKGLFHGAISQSGGSFGPTRPTTYPGENMKSLKQAEEAGVAFVKRAGAESLAELRELDPSAMPPGFGSGAAWPIVDGWVIPDDQHVLYEKGKYNDVAVLVGYNSDEGLSFPSGRTAEEHIANVEKRYGPFADRLLEAYPLDGDRIGHAARGLMRDAAFGWQTWSWAKLQAETGEAPVYFYYFDQHPPRDGESPEADHGAPHGLDVPYVFQTLDRDDAKLTEEDWELSDTMATYWTNFAKRGDPNSSAVPQWPQFAEEQEKVMVLKHPVRVGPVPDAEALEVLDDYFEWRRTEEGKAWAK from the coding sequence ATGCCCCTAAACCGACTACCCCTATTCTGCCTGCTGCTCGCAAGCGCTTGCAGTGGTTCATTAACTGCCCAAGGCAACCTTTTGGTTGAGACCTCCGCCGGCTCGGTCGAAGGTGTGCAGGAAAATGACCTTCGCGTCTTTCGCGGCGTTCCCTTTGCCGCTCCACCGGTAGGTGAGTTTCGTTGGAAGGCCCCGCAGCCCCTCGAACCGTGGGAAGGTGTGCGGCCGGCCAAGGAATTCGCCAACGATCCATATCAAGGCGACGGATCGGGTAATGTGGGAGAAGACTGTTTGTATTTGAATATCTGGACACCTGCCGAAACCGCAGAGGATAAGGTGCCAGTGCTGGTCTGGATCTACGGGGGCGGTTTTTCCTTCGGCTCCTCATCGATCCCGGTGCACAACGGCGAATACCTCGCTCGCAAGGGCGTGGTATTGGTCAGCATCAACTACCGCGTAGGTCCGCTGGGCTTCCTCGCCCACCCAGAGCTGAGTGCGGAGTCGCCGCGTGGCGTTTCCGGCAACTATGGCTTGCTGGACCAAATTGCCGGTTTGAAGTGGATACAGGAAAATATCGAAGCCTTTGGTGGCGATCCGGATCAGGTAACGATCTTCGGCGAGTCAGCGGGCGGCATCGCGGTGAGCATGCTCTGCGCCTCGCCAGAAGCGAAAGGCTTGTTTCACGGAGCGATCTCGCAAAGCGGGGGATCGTTCGGGCCGACGCGCCCAACGACGTACCCGGGCGAAAACATGAAAAGCCTGAAGCAGGCGGAAGAAGCGGGCGTTGCCTTCGTGAAGCGAGCGGGCGCGGAATCGCTGGCGGAGCTACGCGAGCTCGATCCAAGTGCCATGCCTCCCGGCTTCGGAAGCGGGGCGGCCTGGCCGATCGTCGATGGCTGGGTCATTCCGGATGATCAGCATGTGTTGTACGAGAAGGGCAAATACAACGATGTGGCAGTGCTTGTCGGGTACAATTCCGACGAAGGGCTGAGCTTCCCGTCGGGTAGGACGGCGGAGGAGCATATCGCCAACGTGGAGAAACGCTATGGACCGTTCGCGGATCGATTGCTGGAAGCGTACCCGCTCGATGGGGACAGAATCGGGCACGCGGCTCGCGGCCTGATGCGCGATGCTGCGTTCGGATGGCAAACCTGGAGCTGGGCGAAACTGCAGGCCGAGACTGGCGAGGCTCCGGTCTATTTCTACTATTTCGACCAGCATCCGCCGCGAGATGGAGAGTCGCCCGAAGCTGATCATGGAGCTCCTCACGGTCTGGACGTTCCCTATGTTTTCCAGACGCTGGATCGCGACGATGCAAAGCTTACGGAAGAGGATTGGGAGCTGTCGGATACGATGGCGACCTATTGGACGAATTTTGCCAAGCGCGGCGATCCCAACAGTTCGGCAGTTCCGCAATGGCCTCAGTTCGCTGAAGAGCAGGAGAAGGTTATGGTATTGAAACATCCGGTCCGGGTCGGTCCGGTTCCCGATGCCGAAGCTCTCGAGGTGCTGGACGACTATTTCGAATGGCGTCGCACTGAGGAAGGAAAAGCGTGGGCCAAGTAG